In a genomic window of Panthera tigris isolate Pti1 chromosome D4, P.tigris_Pti1_mat1.1, whole genome shotgun sequence:
- the LOC102972236 gene encoding olfactory receptor 1G1-like, which produces MPLADSEVDDDNENSTPFIHKEIRNQTSVSDFLLLGFSANPERQPLLFGVFLGMYLVTVLGNLLIIMAIGSDQHLHTPMYFFLANLSFVDTCFTCTIVPKVLANIPTQRHTISHTGCLVQMYFFMALTLLDDFLLAVMAYDRYVAICLPLHYTTIMCPQRCLLLVAASWLCSHLLASSLTLLMSQFSFCASHAIPHFFCDLLPLLKLACSDTQIFQVMMFAEAALSGVVPLTCVLLSYAHIIHTILRVPSAGGKHKVFSTCSSHLSVVTLFYGTLFLVYFQPSSTYSAEIGMVASVVYTMVTPLLNPFIYSLRNRDMKGALWRLLGWGRCSTS; this is translated from the exons ATGCCGCTGGCTGATAGTGAAgttgatgatgataatgaaaaCAGCACTCCCTTCATTCACAAA GAAATCAGAAACCAAACCAGCGTCTCTGACTTCCTGCTCCTGGGCTTCTCTGCAAACCCTGAGCGGCAGCCTCTCCTGTTCGGAGTCTTTTTGGGCATGTACCTGGTCACCGTGTTGGGGAACCTGCTCATCATCATGGCCATTGGCTCTGACCAgcacctccacacccccatgtacttcttcctggccaacctgTCCTTTGTCGATACCTGCTTCACCTGCACCATTGTCCCCAAGGTGCTGGCGAACATCCCGACACAGCGCCACACCATCTCCCACACTGGGTGCCTCGTGCAGATGTACTTCTTCATGGCGCTGACCCTGCTGGATGACTTCCTGCTGGCCGTGATGGCATATGACCGCTACGTAGCCATCTGCCTTCCTCTCCACTACACCACGATCATGTGTCCCCAGCGCTGCCTGCTGCTGGTCGCCGCATCCTGGCTCTGCTCCCACCTCCTGGCCTCCTCGCTCACCCTCCTCATGTCTCAGTTCTCCTTCTGTGCCTCTCATGCCATCCCACACTTTTTCTGtgatcttctccctctcctcaaaCTTGCCTGTTCAGACACCCAGAtctttcaggtcatgatgtttGCTGAAGCAGCCCTCTCAGGTGTGGTCCCTCTCACCTGTGTCCTGCTCTCTTATGCCCACATCATCCACACCATCCTCAGGGTCCCCTCTGCTGGGGGGAAGCACAAGGTCTTCTCGACCTGTAGCTCTCACCTGTCAGTGGTTACTCTCTTCTACGGGACGCTCTTTCTGGTGTATTTCCAGCCCTCATCCACCTATTCAGCAGAAATAGGAATGGTGGCATCTGTAGTATATACGATGGTCACCCCCTTGCTGAACCCCTTtatctacagcctgaggaacaggGACATGAAGGGGGCTTTGTGGAGACTCCTTGGCTGGggaagatgttccacatcataa
- the LOC102971261 gene encoding olfactory receptor 1K1, with protein MDATNESSEGAPFILLGLTTSPEQRRPLFGLFLVLYVAGILGNGLIVAAIRASPALRAPMYFLLAHLSFADLCFTSVTVPKMLANLLAHDRSISVAGCLTQMYFFFALGVTDSCLLAAMAYDRYVAIRHPLHYATRMSRAVCKALVGTAWLVSHVHSLLHILLMARLSFCASHHVPHFFCDHQPLLRLSCSDTRHIQLLIFTEGAAVVVTPFLLILASYGAIAAAVLRLPSASGRLRAVSTCGSHLAVVSLFYGTVIAVYFQPTSRYEAERGRVATVMYTVVTPMLNPVIYSLRNRDVQGALRALFTGRKISAGDS; from the coding sequence ATGGATGCTACCAATGAGTCTTCAGAGGGAGCCCCATTCATCCTGCTGGGACTGACAACAAGTCCTGAACAGCGGCGGCCTCTCTTTGGGTTATTCTTGGTCCTGTACGTAGCAGGCATCCTGGGTAATGGACTCATCGTGGCCGCCATACGGGCCAGTCCAGCCCTTCGTGCACCCATGTACTTCCTGCTGGCCCATCTGTCCTTTGCTGACCTCTGCTTTACCTCCGTCACTGTACCCAAGATGTTGGCCAACTTGTTGGCCCACGACCGCTCCATCTCCGTGGCTGGCTGTCTGACCCAGATGTACTTCTTCTTTGCCCTGGGTGTAACCGATAGCTGTCTCCTGGCcgccatggcctatgaccgctatgtggccatccGCCACCCCCTCCACTATGCCACAAGGATGTCCCGGGCCGTGTGCAAAGCCCTGGTGGGGACCGCATGGCTGGTGTCCCACGTCCACTCCCTCCTGCATATCCTGCTTATGGCCCGCCTGTCCTTCTGTGCCTCCCACCATGTGCCCCACTTCTTCTGTGACCACCAGCCTCTCTTAAGGCTCTCGTGCTCTGACACCCGCCACATCCAGCTGCTCATCTTCACTGAGGGTGCCGCGGTGGTGGTCACTCCCTTCCTGCTCATCCTTGCCTCCTACGGGGCCATCGCAGCTGCGGTGCTCCGGCTGCCGTCAGCCTCTGGGAGGCTCCGGGCTGTGTCCACCTGTGGCTCCCACCTGGCAGTGGTGAGCCTCTTCTATGGGACAGTCATTGCAGTGTACTTCCAGCCCACATCTCGGTATGAGGCAGAGCGGGGCCGTGTGGCCACCGTCATGTACACCGTAGTCACCCCCATGCTAAACCCTGTGATCTATAGCCTCCGGAACCGTGACGTGCAGGGGGCACTCCGAGCCCTCTTCACTGGGCGGAAGATCTCAGCTGGCGACTCCTAA
- the LOC102972529 gene encoding olfactory receptor 5C1 yields MTAENFTWAPAEFILLGITDRWDLRVTLFLIFLPVYLVSLLGNVGMVLLIQVDARLHTPMYFFLANLSLLDTCYSSAIAPKMLVDLLLPHATIPYTACALQMFVFAGLADAECCLLAAMAYDRYVAIGNPLLYTTAMSQRVCLALLGASGLGGAVSAIVHTTFTFRLNFCRSRDVNSFFCDIPPLLAISCNDTSLNELLLFAICGFIQTATVLVIVVSYGFIAGAVIRMPSAEGRRRAASTCGSHLTAVTMLYGTLTFMYLRPSSSYALDTDKMASVFYTLVIPALNPLIYSLRNKEVKEAVRRTWSRFRRPAEMRPGVLKYGAQTLIGSPPILFLEPQPGANLTTPTSLQGEISHQAPRLQEDRRFLGSRDTYSRHHDQGSFQKHLAPSTAVAPQDVHVSQQWNNQMQ; encoded by the exons ATGACTGCAGAGAACTTCACGTGGGCCCCTGCTGAATTCATCCTCCTGGGCATCACAGATCGCTGGGACCTACGTGTGACCCTCTTCCTGATTTTCCTACCAGTCTACCTGGTGAGCCTGCTGGGAAACGTGGGCATGGTGCTGCTAATCCAAGTGGATGCCCGGCTCCACACACctatgtacttcttcctggccaacctCTCCCTGCTGGACACCTGCTATTCCTCAGCCATCGCCCCCAAGATGCTGGTGGACTTACTGCTGCCCCACGCCACCATCCCTTACACGGCCTGTGCCCTCCAGATGTTTGTGTTCGCAGGGCTGGCTGATGCCGAGTGTTGCCTGTTGGCAgcgatggcctatgaccgctatgtggccatcgGAAACCCTCTTCTCTACACAACAGCCATGTCGCAGCGTGTATGCCTGGCCTTGCTGGGAGCATCAGGCCTGGGCGGGGCAGTGAGTGCCATTGTCCACACGACCTTCACCTTCCGCCTGAATTTCTGCCGCTCCCGGGATGTCAACAGCTTCTTCTGTGATATCCCTCCACTGCTGGCCATCTCCTGCAATGACACCAGTCTCAATGAGCTCCTCCTCTTTGCCATCTGTGGCTTCATCCAGACAGCCACGGTGTTGGTTATTGTCGTGTCATATGGTTTCATTGCCGGGGCTGTGATTCGCATGCCCTCGGCTGAGGGCCGTCGGCGAGCAGCCTCTACCTGTGGCTCCCACCTCACGGCTGTAACCATGCTGTATGGGACACTCACTTTCATGTACCTGCGTCCCAGCTCCAGCTATGCCCTGGACACTGACAAGATGGCATCTGTGTTCTACACTCTTGTCATCCCAGCTCTCAACCCTCTCATCTACAGCCTCCGCAACAAGGAGGTCAAGGAGGCAGTCAGAAGAACCTGGAGCCGATTCCGCCGTCCAG CTGAGATGAGGCCAGGAGTGTTgaagtatggggctcaaactctaaTAGGCTCCCCACCGATTCTCTTCCTTGAGCCCCAGCCAGGGGCCAACCTCACCACACCAACTTCCCTTCAAGGAGAAATCAGCCACCAGGCACCAAGATTGCAAGAAGACAGAAG gTTCTTGGGCTCTCGTGACACATACAGCCGCCACCACGATCAGGGAAGTTTCCAGAAGCATCTGGCCCCTTCCACTGCCGTGGCCCCACAGGATGTCCATGTTTCCCAGCAGTGGAACAACCAAATGCAATAA